Proteins from one Syngnathoides biaculeatus isolate LvHL_M chromosome 8, ASM1980259v1, whole genome shotgun sequence genomic window:
- the LOC133504726 gene encoding uncharacterized membrane protein C3orf80, giving the protein MPRLCGGGGGSTGTLFSACLLSVCQALRSCGEVQCADGQQCCPPNVAGNGSGGGGGGGGGGAAVRCCKLPIHIFFDNVGWFTRKLSGILILLLLFAMGYFIQRIVCPRPRRHPHQERGDEPSLFHGHASASQDSLLDRYPECNPVDFASPNLPAYDEVKYLPTYEESMQEMHRDRSDDNLLAENETSGPGRGRAAGLGSGEHRLDVLERSGGQLPSPRTSRNSV; this is encoded by the coding sequence ATGCCCCGTCTGTGCGGCGGAGGCGGCGGAAGCACGGGCACTCTTTTCTCGGCGTGCCTCCTCTCCGTGTGTCAAGCCCTGCGGAGCTGCGGGGAGGTCCAGTGCGCCGATGGACAACAGTGCTGCCCGCCTAACGTGGCGGGGAAcgggagcggcggcggcggcggcggcggaggaggaggcgcCGCGGTTCGCTGCTGCAAGCTCCCGATCCACATCTTTTTCGACAACGTGGGGTGGTTCACGCGGAAGTTGTCGGGCATTCTCATCCTGTTGCTGCTCTTCGCCATGGGTTACTTCATCCAGCGGATCGTGTGCCCACGACCGCGCCGCCACCCGCACCAGGAACGCGGGGACGAGCCGTCGCTCTTCCACGGCCACGCGTCCGCCTCCCAGGACTCCTTGCTGGACCGCTACCCCGAGTGCAACCCGGTGGACTTCGCCTCGCCCAACCTACCAGCCTACGACGAGGTCAAATATTTGCCCACGTACGAAGAGAGCATGCAGGAGATGCACCGGGACCGCTCCGACGACAACTTGCTGGCCGAAAACGAGACGAGCGGACCGGGCAGAGGCAGGGCGGCCGGGCTGGGGTCTGGAGAGCACAGACTGGATGTTCTGGAAAGGTCGGGAGGGCAGCTGCCCAGCCCAAGGACATCTCGGAACTCAGTCTGA